A stretch of the Pedobacter sp. MC2016-14 genome encodes the following:
- a CDS encoding DUF5689 domain-containing protein, translating into MKQILNKYILVFGACVAVLTACKRDSDYLKSTPSPYISNLDLRKLYKGADVTLTKDITGEATVVAGQVTSDHSGHNLPEGLLFIQNLRMVGSGIDSLRGIAINIGAAAADYVPGDSVHITIENSVLKRSDGVLQITGVSPSNVKKVASGVKLLSTPMSAATVLGKPGNFEGCFGTMYNCNFEPNIGIEKVEGSKTFNDGSGDMQMYVRANANFKSEFLPYSAEITGIIIPSSSTGLPQICPRVKKDFFPTSITVDASIPLGPNPAVITGYFANPSGTDANYEYIQFMATQDLDFRQKPFTVYATNNAGSTNPFPVNGWNTGGVRTYKFNITRGTVAKGKFFYVGGYKQIAGVTSTDISQANWVVSKLYNDNDGDDGIGTKTANLLANSGNTAGIAIFATNVVELTTAPSDCVFYAGQGGNVYGNGVGYSVCDNDLYKRLNGTTAQPFVGQGTNTFRFVVPEDSKFSYLGGVYDATQKKWTTVRTHSAVTIAKASALSSIEEMEGATRTIN; encoded by the coding sequence TGAAAAGTACACCGAGTCCGTATATTTCCAATTTGGATTTACGAAAGCTTTATAAAGGTGCTGATGTTACCTTAACTAAAGATATAACTGGGGAAGCCACTGTTGTGGCCGGCCAGGTTACTTCTGATCATTCTGGACACAATTTGCCTGAAGGTTTACTGTTTATCCAGAACTTAAGAATGGTAGGTAGTGGTATTGATTCGTTAAGGGGTATTGCCATAAATATAGGTGCTGCTGCTGCGGATTATGTGCCAGGTGATTCGGTACATATAACTATAGAAAATAGCGTACTGAAGCGTTCTGATGGTGTTTTGCAAATTACCGGAGTTTCTCCTTCAAACGTTAAAAAAGTAGCGTCTGGAGTTAAATTACTTTCGACGCCAATGTCAGCCGCCACTGTTCTGGGTAAGCCCGGAAATTTTGAAGGTTGCTTTGGGACAATGTACAATTGTAATTTTGAGCCTAATATTGGCATTGAGAAAGTGGAAGGCTCAAAGACATTCAATGACGGATCAGGTGATATGCAGATGTATGTGCGTGCCAACGCGAATTTTAAATCTGAATTCCTCCCTTATTCTGCTGAAATTACAGGAATTATAATTCCATCTTCAAGTACAGGTCTCCCTCAGATTTGTCCACGTGTGAAGAAGGATTTTTTCCCAACCAGTATTACTGTAGATGCATCCATTCCATTAGGTCCAAATCCTGCTGTTATAACAGGATACTTTGCTAATCCATCAGGTACAGACGCCAATTACGAATACATTCAGTTCATGGCAACTCAGGACTTGGACTTTAGGCAAAAACCCTTTACAGTTTATGCTACTAATAATGCGGGCTCAACAAATCCATTTCCTGTCAATGGCTGGAATACTGGCGGTGTGCGTACCTATAAATTCAACATAACAAGGGGCACAGTTGCAAAAGGTAAATTCTTCTATGTAGGCGGATATAAACAAATAGCTGGAGTAACCTCAACAGATATAAGCCAGGCGAATTGGGTGGTAAGTAAGCTTTACAATGATAATGATGGTGATGATGGAATAGGAACAAAAACTGCTAATCTCTTAGCAAACAGTGGGAATACTGCTGGTATCGCGATTTTTGCTACCAACGTTGTTGAACTAACTACCGCCCCATCTGATTGTGTATTTTATGCGGGTCAGGGAGGAAATGTATATGGAAATGGCGTTGGATACAGCGTCTGTGATAATGATCTATATAAAAGATTAAATGGAACCACAGCACAGCCATTCGTGGGACAGGGCACAAATACATTTAGATTTGTAGTTCCAGAGGATAGTAAGTTTAGCTATCTGGGTGGTGTGTATGATGCAACGCAAAAGAAATGGACAACCGTAAGGACCCATAGTGCAGTCACAATCGCCAAAGCTTCAGCTTTATCGTCAATTGAAGAAATGGAAGGTGCAACCCGCACTATAAATTAA
- a CDS encoding glycerophosphodiester phosphodiesterase family protein yields MKSIAHIAGLGLITLMAFKSIRQHSVATGFPAFDTEAHRGGRGLWPENTILAMKGAVDLGVTTLEMDTHVTADGKVVLSHDDYLNPQFTLSPDGKEFAQQEAEQLILYKMKYADLRKYDVGSKFYSKFPKQEKIKSHIPLLADVIDSVQQYIKVSGKKQPFYNIETKCDVAGDNKFNPEPEQFVKLLMDVVVRKEILPYVVIQSFDVRTIQLIHKKYPEVHVSYLVDDNHGLKTFEKSMAFLGFKPYIYSPAYKMVDAALVQKCHDQGIKIIPWTVNSKKEITSLKTLKVDGIISDYPDLLVK; encoded by the coding sequence ATGAAATCTATAGCGCATATAGCGGGATTAGGCCTCATCACATTAATGGCTTTTAAAAGTATCCGGCAACACTCCGTAGCAACCGGATTTCCGGCCTTCGATACAGAAGCACACCGCGGTGGGAGAGGCTTATGGCCCGAGAATACCATCCTTGCTATGAAGGGGGCAGTTGATCTTGGTGTAACCACCTTAGAAATGGATACCCATGTTACCGCTGATGGGAAGGTGGTGCTTTCGCACGATGATTACTTAAACCCGCAATTTACGCTAAGTCCAGATGGAAAAGAATTTGCTCAACAAGAAGCAGAACAATTGATCTTGTACAAAATGAAATATGCTGACCTGCGCAAATATGACGTAGGCAGCAAATTTTATAGTAAGTTCCCCAAACAAGAAAAAATAAAATCCCATATCCCACTTTTAGCAGATGTGATTGACTCCGTACAGCAATACATAAAAGTAAGTGGTAAAAAACAGCCATTTTATAACATCGAAACAAAATGTGATGTAGCGGGCGACAATAAATTTAATCCGGAGCCTGAACAATTTGTAAAACTGCTAATGGATGTTGTGGTTCGTAAGGAGATTTTACCTTACGTTGTCATCCAGTCTTTTGATGTACGTACCATACAGCTCATCCATAAAAAGTATCCTGAAGTGCATGTATCTTATCTTGTTGACGATAACCACGGTCTTAAAACTTTTGAAAAAAGTATGGCCTTTTTGGGTTTTAAGCCTTATATCTACAGTCCCGCTTATAAAATGGTAGATGCGGCATTGGTGCAAAAGTGTCACGATCAGGGCATCAAAATTATCCCCTGGACAGTCAATTCAAAGAAAGAGATCACAAGTTTAAAGACTTTGAAAGTAGATGGGATCATTTCCGATTATCCAGATTTATTGGTCAAATAA
- a CDS encoding calcineurin-like phosphoesterase family protein: protein MNRRSFIQGLGLITGSAFIALQSDAFAKLKHGETIKGKVTASGKGIKDVVISDGYSVALTDTNGNYSIAPHQKAESLFMSTPAGYEFKTDYNVVRQYEVLGSKNQYDFKLKALNKKDDKHNFIIWADPQVKNKKDVKQMMDTSVPDTLDVIKSLGKDALVHGICVGDIVWDNHALYPDYNEAVAEMGIPFFQALGNHDMDYRMGGDETSDKTFKLNYGPTYYSFNRGKAHYVVLDNVRYLGTERNYDGYISEEQLAWLAKDLQYIAKDQLLIINLHIPVYNQVKNNKDFYAVLEGFKNVHIMSGHTHYNANNITNGIFEHNHGTVCGAWWTGPICEDGTPRGYAVYEVNGNKLKWYYKSTGFPKEHQIKLYADRLTNQTRVIANVWNWDPEWKVEYFLDGKPMGKMENQVGLDPLSVTLYQGPELPAGRHFPEPRQTDHLFIAHFDAAVKTIKVTATDRFGEKYTTEINA from the coding sequence ATGAACAGAAGATCATTTATACAAGGCTTAGGCCTCATCACAGGGAGCGCATTTATTGCGCTCCAATCTGATGCTTTCGCTAAATTAAAACACGGTGAAACCATTAAGGGAAAGGTTACTGCATCCGGGAAAGGAATTAAAGACGTGGTAATATCTGACGGCTATAGTGTAGCCCTAACAGATACAAACGGTAACTATTCCATTGCGCCGCATCAAAAAGCTGAAAGCTTATTCATGAGTACACCCGCGGGTTACGAATTTAAAACAGACTACAATGTAGTTCGTCAATACGAAGTGCTTGGCAGTAAAAACCAGTATGACTTTAAGCTGAAAGCTTTAAACAAAAAGGACGATAAACATAATTTCATCATTTGGGCAGATCCCCAGGTTAAAAATAAAAAGGATGTAAAACAAATGATGGATACTTCTGTACCGGATACCCTTGATGTGATAAAATCGCTGGGTAAGGACGCATTGGTACACGGTATTTGTGTTGGGGACATTGTCTGGGACAACCATGCATTGTATCCCGATTATAACGAAGCTGTTGCCGAAATGGGTATTCCTTTTTTCCAGGCACTGGGTAATCATGATATGGATTACCGTATGGGAGGAGATGAAACCTCAGACAAAACCTTTAAATTAAATTACGGCCCAACTTATTATTCCTTTAACCGTGGAAAAGCACATTATGTAGTGCTGGATAATGTAAGGTATTTGGGTACAGAGCGCAATTACGATGGCTACATATCTGAAGAACAGCTGGCATGGCTGGCAAAAGACCTTCAATATATAGCTAAAGATCAATTGCTGATCATTAACCTTCACATTCCGGTGTACAATCAGGTAAAGAACAACAAAGACTTTTACGCCGTTTTAGAAGGGTTTAAAAATGTACACATCATGTCTGGTCATACCCACTATAATGCCAATAACATTACCAACGGCATTTTTGAACACAACCATGGTACCGTGTGTGGTGCCTGGTGGACAGGCCCAATTTGTGAAGATGGTACACCACGTGGTTATGCTGTTTACGAAGTAAACGGCAACAAACTTAAATGGTATTATAAATCCACTGGTTTCCCGAAAGAACACCAGATTAAATTGTACGCAGATAGATTAACCAACCAAACTCGTGTAATTGCCAACGTTTGGAACTGGGACCCGGAATGGAAAGTAGAATATTTCCTGGATGGTAAACCGATGGGCAAAATGGAAAATCAAGTTGGATTAGATCCTTTGTCTGTAACTTTGTACCAGGGACCTGAGTTGCCTGCAGGACGTCATTTTCCCGAGCCACGACAAACAGACCATCTTTTTATTGCGCATTTTGATGCCGCTGTAAAAACCATAAAAGTAACCGCAACAGATCGTTTTGGCGAAAAATACACAACAGAAATAAACGCATAA
- a CDS encoding response regulator transcription factor, which translates to MRANISSFIAKSIYFIAMIPSMQISLILADDHPIVLEGIQAHLKKDSRFNIIAAVSNGLELLQSEQLLSTDLILMDLNMPGLDGLKTLDELKARGVKAKIIILTNYHSSELIKDCRLKGASGYMVKSDQLPLLEETILKVMAGKQIFPTLEEKEANSSFSFFDDFLKKYKLTKREVEIIRLVCQNLKTKAIADRLYLSEFTIHTHRKNIMRKLEIGDSTLALYDFALKNNLIAN; encoded by the coding sequence TTGAGAGCGAATATTAGTAGCTTTATAGCGAAATCTATCTATTTTATTGCCATGATACCTTCGATGCAAATTTCCTTGATTTTAGCCGATGACCACCCAATCGTTTTAGAGGGAATACAAGCGCATTTAAAAAAAGATTCCCGGTTTAATATTATAGCCGCTGTTAGTAACGGACTGGAATTATTACAATCGGAACAACTTTTAAGCACCGATCTTATTTTGATGGATTTAAATATGCCCGGTCTGGATGGGCTGAAGACGCTGGATGAACTAAAAGCCAGGGGCGTTAAGGCTAAAATCATTATTTTAACCAATTACCACTCTTCGGAATTGATTAAAGATTGCCGGTTAAAAGGTGCCAGCGGATATATGGTTAAATCGGACCAGCTTCCTCTTCTTGAGGAAACCATTTTAAAGGTAATGGCGGGCAAACAGATTTTTCCGACACTGGAAGAAAAGGAAGCCAATTCTAGCTTTTCCTTCTTTGACGACTTTTTAAAAAAATACAAGCTTACCAAGCGCGAAGTGGAGATCATCAGGCTGGTTTGCCAGAACTTAAAAACCAAGGCCATTGCAGACCGGCTCTACCTGTCTGAATTTACCATTCATACGCACCGCAAAAACATTATGCGGAAACTGGAAATTGGGGACTCTACGCTTGCCCTCTATGATTTTGCATTAAAAAACAACCTGATTGCCAACTAA